One stretch of Pseudobdellovibrionaceae bacterium DNA includes these proteins:
- a CDS encoding heme-binding protein, whose product MKQLVALMVSVLAAGAAHAKCEGLPSYDSFKKALVSARQADNGGLNLEMWGTLVDRQGNVCMIAYTGEKVDSQWLGSRVISAQKANTANAFSLKGLSLSTANLYSAVQPGGSLFGLQESNPVNTQVAYKGDAARYGSNKDPMVGEKVGGVNVFGGGLALYNAKGEIVGALGVSGDTSCADHAIAWRLRNTLELDYVPAGVSPQMNDNIIYDIKDGKSAAGFGHPACGGKEVELASTLPASRSLKK is encoded by the coding sequence ATGAAACAACTTGTCGCCCTGATGGTATCGGTTTTAGCGGCGGGCGCGGCCCACGCGAAATGTGAAGGCTTGCCTTCTTACGACTCTTTCAAAAAGGCGCTGGTCTCGGCCCGCCAAGCGGACAACGGTGGCTTGAATCTGGAGATGTGGGGCACGTTGGTGGACCGCCAAGGGAACGTGTGCATGATCGCTTACACCGGTGAAAAGGTCGACTCGCAATGGCTGGGTAGCCGCGTGATTTCAGCGCAGAAAGCCAATACGGCAAACGCGTTCAGCTTGAAGGGTCTGTCGCTTTCCACCGCGAATCTGTATTCGGCGGTTCAGCCCGGCGGTAGCCTCTTCGGACTGCAGGAGTCGAATCCCGTGAACACTCAAGTCGCTTACAAAGGCGATGCGGCTCGCTATGGTTCGAATAAAGACCCCATGGTCGGCGAAAAAGTCGGCGGCGTGAATGTCTTCGGCGGGGGTTTGGCCCTTTACAATGCGAAAGGTGAAATCGTCGGTGCCCTGGGCGTTAGTGGTGACACCTCGTGTGCGGACCACGCCATTGCTTGGCGCCTGCGCAATACGCTGGAGTTGGACTACGTTCCGGCCGGTGTGAGCCCGCAGATGAACGACAACATCATCTATGACATCAAAGACGGAAAAAGCGCCGCCGGCTTCGGTCATCCCGCTTGCGGCGGTAAAGAGGTCGAACTCGCGTCGACATTGCCCGCTTCGCGTTCGCTGAAAAAGTAA
- a CDS encoding MarR family transcriptional regulator has product MRFEETTGLSDILKKTELAMRFCIDLGLAPLKMTFSQYQVLSCLEVSKNLTNADLARKSQVTPQTMIRILQNLERDGFIRKCAPTENKLKIEMELTPRGLKAICDAHIVVNEIELKALKGLGKKERAAFQATLEHCLGNLLKGKG; this is encoded by the coding sequence GTGCGTTTTGAAGAAACAACAGGCCTCAGCGACATTCTGAAGAAAACCGAACTGGCGATGCGCTTTTGCATCGATCTGGGATTGGCGCCGTTGAAGATGACCTTCAGCCAATATCAAGTCCTGTCCTGTCTTGAGGTTTCGAAGAATCTGACCAATGCCGACCTGGCCCGCAAGTCGCAGGTCACCCCCCAGACGATGATCCGCATTCTACAGAACCTGGAACGGGATGGATTCATCCGCAAATGCGCCCCGACCGAAAACAAACTCAAAATCGAAATGGAACTGACCCCGCGCGGTCTGAAAGCCATCTGCGACGCACATATCGTTGTGAACGAAATCGAACTGAAAGCCCTCAAAGGGCTCGGGAAAAAAGAAAGGGCCGCTTTTCAAGCGACCCTCGAACACTGCTTGGGAAATCTGCTCAAAGGTAAGGGCTAA
- a CDS encoding ABC transporter permease → MKNQLIFIQAMRVWYRNYIIFKRTWLVSVFWVILEPVFMLAALGFGLGAYVKTMGGVSYAEFFFPGLLCSSTMMVAFFEGTYGNFSKLSYSKVYSAQMLSPVTIPELIVGDLFWGASKGILSALAILLVGQFFGLGQSLGAVASLPVLFLNAWIFSCVGMIVTSLVRNYDQIIYPTSGLIVPMSLFAGTYFPVDELHPAFRMLSYLLPLTHVTTLVRGMALDQWNVMMVAHAGILVILAVVLTRVSIRRMTRRLQQ, encoded by the coding sequence GTGAAAAATCAGCTGATCTTCATTCAGGCGATGCGGGTCTGGTACCGCAACTACATCATCTTCAAGCGTACCTGGCTGGTATCGGTGTTCTGGGTGATCTTGGAACCCGTTTTCATGCTGGCGGCTTTGGGGTTCGGTTTGGGCGCTTACGTGAAAACCATGGGCGGCGTTTCGTATGCCGAGTTCTTTTTTCCGGGTCTACTGTGTTCGAGCACCATGATGGTCGCGTTCTTCGAGGGAACCTACGGTAACTTCTCGAAGCTGTCCTACTCGAAAGTCTATTCGGCGCAGATGTTGTCGCCCGTCACGATTCCGGAATTGATCGTGGGCGATCTATTCTGGGGGGCTTCGAAAGGGATTCTGAGCGCGCTCGCGATTTTGCTGGTCGGTCAGTTTTTCGGACTGGGGCAGTCGTTGGGGGCCGTGGCGTCTTTGCCGGTCCTGTTCTTGAACGCCTGGATTTTTTCGTGCGTGGGAATGATCGTGACCTCTTTGGTGCGGAACTACGATCAGATCATCTACCCGACTTCGGGTCTGATCGTGCCCATGTCGTTGTTCGCGGGCACCTACTTCCCGGTGGATGAACTTCATCCGGCGTTTCGGATGCTCAGCTATTTGCTGCCGCTCACTCACGTCACGACGCTGGTGCGGGGCATGGCGCTGGATCAATGGAATGTGATGATGGTCGCACATGCCGGAATTTTGGTGATCCTGGCCGTGGTTTTGACCCGGGTGTCGATTCGCCGCATGACCCGTCGGCTGCAGCAGTAG
- the typA gene encoding translational GTPase TypA, translating into MSIVDPQKIRNIAIIAHVDHGKTTLVDHLIKQAGTFRENEQVEERLMDSMDLERERGITIAAKNASFIYKDYKINIVDTPGHSDFGGEVERVLNMVDGAILLCDASEGPLPQTRFVLRKALEQKLKVIVCINKIDRSDARHQEVLNEVFDLMIDLDAPDTVLDFQPVYAIAREGMATLDPNVRTNSLEVLYEKIINEVPPPQINDIDSLQIMVSNLSYSSFVGRLAVGRVRAGKVKVGDELICAQEDGNKKFKVSALFQYKVAAPVQVQEIGAGDIAIVAGMEDFQIGDTLTSIEKPMPLPRIRVEEPTVAMIFSVNDGPFAGREGKKVTSRQILDRLERELLSNVAIRMERTDSNEAFKVIGRGELQLGVLIEQMRREGFELCASKPQVIFKTENGVKKEPFEMAIIDVADAYVGVVTEKLGIRKGVMQNMMSKGSGRTRLEFLIPSRGLIGYRSEFMTDTRGTGLLNTQFHGWDDFRGEIVARNNGSMISDRQGVTTTYAIFNLQERGKMLVLPGVETYQGMVVGEHAKENDLEVNIVREKKLTNVRASGADEKLTLVPVKPMTLEQAIEWVSDDELIEVTPNNIRIRCRELDPHKRRKKATAE; encoded by the coding sequence ATGTCTATTGTTGATCCCCAGAAAATTCGTAACATCGCCATTATCGCGCACGTCGACCACGGTAAAACGACCCTCGTCGACCACCTGATCAAACAAGCGGGAACTTTCCGCGAAAACGAACAGGTCGAAGAACGCCTGATGGACTCCATGGACCTTGAACGCGAGCGCGGAATCACCATCGCCGCGAAGAACGCCTCCTTCATCTACAAAGACTACAAGATCAATATCGTCGACACCCCCGGGCACAGTGACTTCGGTGGTGAGGTCGAGCGCGTCTTGAACATGGTCGACGGCGCCATCCTGCTTTGCGACGCTTCGGAAGGACCGCTCCCGCAAACGCGCTTCGTGCTGCGTAAGGCTTTGGAACAAAAACTGAAAGTCATCGTCTGCATCAACAAGATCGATCGTTCGGATGCCCGCCATCAGGAAGTTTTGAACGAAGTCTTCGATCTGATGATCGATCTGGATGCTCCGGACACGGTACTGGATTTCCAACCCGTCTACGCGATCGCGCGTGAGGGGATGGCGACTTTGGATCCGAACGTGCGGACCAACTCGCTGGAAGTTCTTTACGAAAAAATCATCAACGAAGTCCCCCCGCCGCAAATCAATGACATCGACTCGCTGCAGATCATGGTGTCGAACCTTTCGTATTCGAGCTTTGTCGGCCGTCTGGCCGTGGGCCGCGTTCGCGCCGGTAAAGTGAAAGTCGGCGATGAGCTGATTTGCGCTCAAGAAGATGGAAACAAGAAATTCAAAGTTTCGGCTTTGTTCCAGTACAAGGTTGCGGCTCCCGTGCAGGTCCAAGAGATCGGTGCCGGGGATATCGCGATCGTCGCGGGCATGGAAGACTTCCAGATCGGTGATACTTTGACCTCGATCGAAAAGCCCATGCCTTTGCCGCGGATCCGCGTCGAAGAGCCCACCGTTGCCATGATCTTCTCGGTCAACGATGGACCCTTTGCGGGTCGTGAAGGCAAGAAGGTCACTTCGCGCCAAATCTTGGACCGTCTGGAGCGCGAGCTGCTGTCGAACGTCGCGATCCGTATGGAGCGCACGGATTCGAACGAAGCCTTCAAGGTCATCGGCCGTGGTGAGCTTCAGCTGGGTGTCTTGATCGAACAAATGCGTCGTGAAGGTTTCGAGCTTTGCGCTTCGAAACCCCAGGTCATCTTCAAGACCGAAAATGGTGTGAAGAAAGAGCCCTTCGAAATGGCGATCATCGACGTGGCGGATGCCTATGTCGGCGTCGTGACCGAGAAGCTCGGTATCCGTAAGGGCGTTATGCAGAACATGATGTCGAAAGGTTCGGGACGTACGCGTCTGGAGTTCCTGATCCCTTCGCGCGGTTTGATCGGTTACCGTTCGGAATTCATGACCGACACTCGCGGTACGGGTCTGCTGAATACCCAGTTCCACGGTTGGGATGATTTCCGCGGTGAAATCGTCGCCCGCAACAACGGCTCGATGATCTCGGATCGTCAAGGTGTGACCACGACCTACGCGATCTTCAACTTGCAAGAGCGCGGTAAGATGTTGGTCCTTCCCGGTGTCGAGACCTACCAAGGTATGGTCGTCGGTGAGCACGCGAAAGAAAACGATCTCGAAGTGAACATCGTTCGCGAGAAAAAACTGACGAACGTTCGTGCTTCGGGCGCGGACGAGAAGTTGACGTTGGTTCCCGTGAAGCCGATGACGCTGGAGCAGGCGATCGAGTGGGTTTCGGATGACGAACTCATCGAGGTCACGCCGAACAACATCCGTATTCGTTGCCGTGAACTCGATCCGCATAAACGTCGCAAAAAGGCGACGGCCGAGTAA
- a CDS encoding phosphatase PAP2 family protein → MLETLLQWDAELFLWLHHNVVAGWADVFFPFITNLNKTWGFKFVAVPLIVASSLYFFRRWGIFFLLCMIISVAMSDMVGSQIMKPAFDRPRPNVAGLDVNLKSHHYGGKSFPSNHSANMFALATFLSLIFRFAPRGAWACAGFFTFAGLVAYSRIYVGVHYPLDITAGAALGIACGFTGYWFLKTITLRYGERMQLRAPLWLKFS, encoded by the coding sequence ATGCTCGAGACCCTTCTGCAGTGGGATGCCGAATTGTTCTTATGGTTGCACCATAACGTGGTGGCCGGCTGGGCGGATGTGTTCTTTCCGTTCATCACCAATCTGAACAAAACCTGGGGCTTCAAGTTCGTCGCGGTCCCGCTGATCGTCGCGTCCAGTCTGTACTTCTTCCGGCGCTGGGGCATCTTCTTCCTGCTTTGCATGATCATCTCGGTCGCGATGTCGGACATGGTCGGATCGCAAATTATGAAGCCCGCCTTCGATCGCCCCCGGCCCAATGTCGCCGGACTGGACGTCAACCTGAAGTCCCACCACTACGGCGGCAAAAGTTTTCCCTCGAATCATTCGGCGAATATGTTCGCGCTCGCGACCTTTCTCTCTTTGATCTTCAGGTTCGCTCCCCGTGGGGCCTGGGCCTGCGCCGGGTTTTTCACGTTCGCCGGCCTTGTGGCCTACAGTCGTATCTACGTCGGCGTTCACTATCCGCTGGATATCACCGCGGGCGCCGCGCTCGGCATCGCTTGCGGTTTCACGGGCTACTGGTTTTTGAAAACGATCACGCTTCGGTACGGCGAGCGAATGCAATTGAGGGCGCCACTATGGCTCAAATTCTCGTAA
- a CDS encoding ABC transporter ATP-binding protein, whose protein sequence is MSGLALEARSLVKSFGDFKALNGVSFEVQPGECFGLLGPNGAGKSTTLKMIYGHIQPTSGELFVLGMNVRDAGREIRSRIGVVPQDEGLDAELTVLENLLIFSKYFGIDGKTAHGRALDLLKMMRLDEKLDERVENLSGGFRRRLAIARSLMNHPELLILDEPTVGLDPQVRIWMWSFLQKIKEQKKTLILTTHYMEEAESLCDRLAFVNRGQILAVGSPRELIEKHLGTEMVEFEAASSEIGYFLNRLKEKKLRYFVVGDQVYVPFNNESGARELIGQIKSRRIALRKTNLSDVFLSLAGHDLSNAAEGDQ, encoded by the coding sequence ATGAGCGGTCTGGCTCTGGAGGCAAGAAGCCTCGTGAAGAGTTTCGGGGACTTCAAAGCGCTGAACGGAGTCAGCTTTGAAGTTCAACCGGGGGAATGTTTCGGATTGCTGGGCCCCAATGGGGCCGGCAAGTCGACAACCCTCAAGATGATCTATGGGCATATCCAGCCCACCAGCGGCGAACTGTTCGTGCTCGGCATGAACGTTCGCGATGCGGGTCGCGAGATCCGTTCGCGCATCGGCGTCGTTCCCCAAGACGAGGGCCTGGATGCGGAACTGACCGTCCTTGAAAACCTTCTGATCTTTTCGAAATACTTCGGCATCGACGGGAAGACCGCACATGGTCGCGCGCTCGATTTGCTGAAGATGATGAGGCTCGACGAAAAACTCGACGAGCGCGTCGAAAATCTGAGCGGGGGTTTTCGCCGCCGTCTCGCCATCGCGCGCAGTCTGATGAACCATCCCGAACTCTTGATTCTGGATGAGCCCACCGTGGGTCTGGATCCGCAGGTGCGCATCTGGATGTGGAGCTTCCTGCAGAAAATCAAAGAGCAGAAGAAGACCTTGATCTTGACCACGCATTATATGGAAGAGGCCGAATCGCTTTGCGATCGCCTGGCTTTCGTGAACCGTGGGCAGATTCTGGCGGTGGGCTCGCCGCGCGAACTGATCGAAAAACACCTGGGCACCGAGATGGTGGAATTCGAAGCGGCTTCCAGCGAGATCGGCTATTTCTTGAATCGCCTGAAAGAGAAGAAGCTGCGCTACTTCGTCGTCGGGGATCAGGTTTACGTTCCTTTCAACAACGAGTCGGGTGCGCGTGAGTTGATTGGGCAGATCAAATCGCGTCGGATCGCGCTTCGTAAGACGAACTTAAGCGACGTCTTCTTGAGCCTGGCCGGACACGACCTTTCGAACGCGGCCGAGGGGGATCAGTGA
- the mtgA gene encoding monofunctional biosynthetic peptidoglycan transglycosylase, whose amino-acid sequence MTESKPRLFWLRQMLKGLFLFLAFLATFFLFLAVIVMSQIPSREAIRGCMTTVLFEVELCPGGKDYVPLKKISKHLQQAVIVTEDSAFYDHRGFDFMEIQRSFEKNLEQGRFARGGSTISQQLAKNLFLSSEKSLQRKMMEAVITVQLEKHLSKNEILERYLNVVQFGPKIYGVKEAAQFYFKKSPADLDLIESAWLAFLLPSPDKYSVSFFKKQLTPFARKRLRQIVTNMYRFHRATEDQYRLALGRLDHFLVGGAAVDIPDGLDLDAPEDDGGLDFLPEDELQPIPGEMAPPPEIEVPDPQATPPESDFESEDLTL is encoded by the coding sequence GTGACCGAGTCCAAGCCCCGCCTCTTTTGGCTGCGCCAGATGCTGAAGGGCCTTTTTCTATTCTTGGCCTTTTTGGCGACGTTCTTCCTGTTCCTCGCCGTCATTGTCATGAGCCAAATTCCCTCGCGCGAGGCCATTCGTGGCTGCATGACCACCGTCCTGTTCGAGGTCGAACTCTGTCCCGGCGGCAAAGATTATGTACCACTCAAAAAAATCTCGAAACACCTGCAACAGGCCGTGATCGTCACGGAGGATTCCGCCTTCTACGACCACCGTGGTTTCGACTTCATGGAGATCCAACGCAGCTTCGAAAAGAATCTCGAGCAGGGCCGCTTCGCCCGCGGCGGATCGACGATCTCGCAACAGCTGGCGAAAAATCTTTTTCTGTCCTCCGAAAAATCTCTCCAACGGAAGATGATGGAAGCGGTCATCACCGTGCAGCTCGAGAAGCACCTCTCGAAAAACGAGATTCTGGAGCGCTACCTGAACGTCGTTCAATTCGGACCCAAGATTTACGGCGTAAAAGAGGCCGCGCAGTTTTATTTCAAAAAATCTCCCGCCGATCTCGACCTGATCGAGTCCGCGTGGCTCGCCTTCCTGCTCCCCAGCCCGGATAAGTACTCGGTGTCATTTTTCAAGAAACAACTCACGCCCTTCGCGCGCAAACGCCTGCGCCAGATCGTGACCAATATGTACCGCTTCCACCGTGCGACCGAAGATCAGTACCGTTTGGCACTGGGACGTTTGGATCACTTCTTGGTGGGCGGAGCCGCCGTCGATATTCCCGACGGTCTGGATCTCGACGCGCCCGAGGATGACGGCGGTCTTGACTTCTTACCCGAGGACGAACTGCAGCCCATCCCGGGCGAGATGGCCCCGCCGCCCGAAATCGAAGTCCCTGATCCCCAGGCGACACCGCCCGAAAGCGACTTCGAATCCGAAGATCTCACTCTTTAA
- a CDS encoding SDR family oxidoreductase has protein sequence MAQILVTGGSGFLGAWVIRRLLNDGHQVRVLVRPTSDRSELAGLDCEYVYGDVTDLNSLRAACEGQNAVFHLAGLIAYKRSQRAAMEKINVDGTANVITAVEEKGVQRLVHLSSVVAVGAGYTPEQVLNEDSPYNVAQLDMGYFETKRKAEELVREAVKRGRIDAVMLNPSTIYGPGDARKGSRKNQLKVAQGKMKFYTSGGVNVVHVENCVDGIVRGWLNGRSGERYILCGQNMTIKQLFEIIAECAGVPAPKLRLPDWLLHVVGFTGDTLTAMGYPIGVSRENAYTATMYHYFDSAKAQRELGFVPGDSRRAIEDSVRWSREHGLLGRMPNLGAKA, from the coding sequence ATGGCTCAAATTCTCGTAACGGGCGGAAGCGGTTTCTTGGGTGCGTGGGTGATCCGTCGCCTCCTGAATGATGGGCATCAAGTTCGCGTGCTGGTCCGTCCCACCAGCGACCGCAGTGAACTCGCCGGTTTGGACTGTGAATACGTCTATGGTGACGTCACCGATCTGAACTCGCTGCGCGCCGCCTGCGAAGGGCAGAACGCCGTATTTCACTTGGCGGGATTGATCGCCTACAAACGCAGCCAACGGGCCGCGATGGAAAAAATCAACGTCGACGGCACCGCGAACGTCATCACCGCGGTCGAAGAAAAAGGCGTGCAACGACTGGTGCACCTCAGCTCGGTCGTCGCCGTTGGCGCGGGCTATACACCCGAACAGGTTTTGAATGAAGACTCCCCCTACAATGTCGCGCAACTTGATATGGGTTACTTCGAGACCAAACGTAAAGCCGAAGAACTCGTTCGCGAAGCGGTCAAACGCGGGCGCATCGATGCCGTCATGCTGAATCCCTCGACGATCTATGGTCCCGGCGACGCCCGCAAAGGCAGCCGCAAGAATCAGCTGAAAGTCGCGCAAGGGAAGATGAAGTTCTATACTTCGGGTGGCGTGAACGTGGTCCACGTAGAAAACTGCGTGGACGGAATCGTTCGCGGTTGGCTGAACGGTCGTTCGGGCGAACGCTACATCCTGTGCGGCCAGAATATGACCATCAAACAGCTTTTCGAAATCATCGCCGAGTGTGCGGGCGTCCCTGCGCCGAAGCTGCGCCTTCCCGATTGGTTACTGCATGTCGTGGGTTTCACCGGCGACACCTTGACCGCCATGGGATACCCCATCGGCGTCAGTCGCGAAAATGCATACACCGCGACGATGTACCACTATTTCGACAGCGCGAAAGCGCAGCGCGAGCTCGGCTTCGTGCCGGGCGATTCCCGCCGGGCCATCGAAGACAGCGTGCGCTGGAGTCGCGAACACGGACTCCTGGGCCGAATGCCGAACCTTGGGGCGAAAGCGTGA